From the Vanacampus margaritifer isolate UIUO_Vmar chromosome 14, RoL_Vmar_1.0, whole genome shotgun sequence genome, the window ATCACCGTGTCCACGGACGACACTGAGGTCAAGGCGGGGCTGCGAGCGCTCGGGGAGCCCATCACCCTGTTTGGGGAGGGGCCAGCGGATCGGCGTGAGAGGTGGGTCACACCCTGTAACTTTGCTCTTGTCCACGTTGACCTCCATCTCGTCCCCTTTTCAGGCTGCGTGGCATTTTGTCCGTGGTGGGTCCAGATGCCCTGAAAAAGTCCAGGAGAGACGAAGAGCGAGCGAAGCGATCACACGAAGAGGTTGGCGCGTTTGGCGTGAACACAAACACGCCTGATGTTATGAGGATGacgtgcatgttttgttttttcttcttgaccGATCCCAGTGCCATCAGACATGGTACCACGAAGGTCCCGCCTCTCTCAAGGACGCACGTCTGTGGTTGGCCCGTTACTCTCTGCCAAGGTGAGTGGCCACCGACCGGACCGACAGGAAGTGCATCGACAGTCAGTGTGTGCGCACGCCGCGTGATGTTGCGATGGCTCCGTCAGGTCGATGAAGCGTCTGGAGGCGGCCCGGGCCCTAAAGGAGATTTGCGAGGCAACCAGAACCATCCGCCAGCAGGAACTCAACAAGAGCCTGAGAGTGAGTGCACGTTAGCTTGAGCAGCGAGGGAGGgcatttcttttaaaatttgtatgtttttacatttttaaatttttattttattttataatttcgCACCTTTATAAGACTTGTAATTTGATGATACAACAATATGTATTGGGCACTTTGTTTGTAGTTTTAACCTGCTCTGTTCTCTTCTTTTATGGGGACGACAGATGGAAACTAGCATTGAGCTAAATGTGGTGATGTTATTGCACGCATTGTCTTTTGAGTAAACGAAAGTCAAACTCTTTTTCCGTAGAACTTGAACAACTTCTGCAGTCAGATCGGTGACGATCGACCAATCAGCTTCTGCCACTTCAGTCCTGATTCCAAAATGCTGGCAACCGCCTCCTGGTGATGCTCATGCGTGAAGACGCGTGCTCAAGCGGCTAATGCTATGCTAACGCGACGCGTCCCCCCACAGGAGCGGTTTGTGTAAGCTGTGGTCCGTTCCTGACTGCAACCTGATCCGCACGCTGAGAGGTGGGCCACGTTCAGAAAACAAATCTTTAAGTAACACAatcagcagtttggcagataaaATTAGGAAGCAACTCTTCAAATAAACGTCAACATGCTGTTTATTGCCTTTCCTGTCGCAACAAACGGAATTAGCAGCTCCATGTTTGTTGCTTGCTACAGaaactgttggatttttttgaatgcttttatttcacatttgaaacacccattattattattattattattgttttatttttgtgcatCTGGAATGCATTGATCGCTTTTCCGTTCAAGTTTTTCAAAGcactttttaaaacacatttgcactTGTTGAACGTTGAACCGATACGTGCGTTTGTTGGAGACTCCGCCCCTTTGTGTCTATTCCGCAGGTCACAACACCAACGTGGGCGCGGTGGTCTTCCGCCCGCAGGCCGGCGTGTCTCTGGCCCAATCGGATGTCAGCTTGGCCTCGTGCGCCGCGGACGGCTCGGTGAAGCTGTGGAACCTGCTCAGGTAAACGAGAAGAGGCGGCAAAAGGAGGGAAAAGGGAGGAGTAACAAACCCCTCCCCCTGTGTGGTCGCCGTAGCGACGAGCCGGTGGTGAGCATCGACGACCACAGCGAGAGAGTTTCTCGCTTGTGTTGGCATCCGTCCGGAAGGTTCCTGGGATCCACgtggtaaaaattttttttccgattttcacattttgtctctctgttgtaaagttcAATTCTGCAATCCAAAGTATTGTAAGGAAGTCAATGAGGCAAATTGCGCCGCTGCTCGACTGTGCAGCTACGATCATTCGTGGCGTCTTTGGGACATGGAGGTGCAGGAGGAGATTCTGCATCAAGAAGGTCACAGCAAAGGCGTTCATGACCTTCATTTTCATCCTGACGGCTCGCTGGCCGCTACCGGGTGAGCGCTCGCACGCTACGAACACAGAAAGCTGCTGTCGctctcaaaagtcaaaattcgGTTTAATGATAAGCAATGTGATGTTGAGAGGCATTCAAAATCCAAATACTTGTTCAtgacttttcttttgttttttttacatacaacaTCGCGCAACGGAGTCACTAAAGCACAATTTAGCCATTTCATAATTTAGCGGTGACTGATCATttataacaaacaaaatgaccTGCAGTTGCTTCGTGTTCCAAATCGCAATTGCTCGGAAttcgaaaagaaaaaagtaccgttcctgtcaccaacgtccatcatgaaacactaatgccacctagtggcagagaattgcctcaacacaaatctacgACTCATTGTTTTACCCTCCATTTAACTGTTACAGTTATCAATGACCTCAATGATGCAACTACAAGTTTATTTAGGAACCATATTTGTGCACTTTTATGTTCATTAACAAGAGATAAATAT encodes:
- the prpf4 gene encoding U4/U6 small nuclear ribonucleoprotein Prp4 isoform X1, with product MSDDEDSAPAPKKGRVFYGSLEEKERERLNAEIAGSLSTGSDGVKAGIEAGHINISSAETLELEDHVNERQQEALAEFERRRRARQITVSTDDTEVKAGLRALGEPITLFGEGPADRRERLRGILSVVGPDALKKSRRDEERAKRSHEECHQTWYHEGPASLKDARLWLARYSLPRSMKRLEAARALKEICEATRTIRQQELNKSLRNLNNFCSQIGDDRPISFCHFSPDSKMLATASWSGLCKLWSVPDCNLIRTLRGHNTNVGAVVFRPQAGVSLAQSDVSLASCAADGSVKLWNLLSDEPVVSIDDHSERVSRLCWHPSGRFLGSTCYDHSWRLWDMEVQEEILHQEGHSKGVHDLHFHPDGSLAATGGLDAFGRVWDLRTGRCVVFLEGHLKELYSVHFSPNGYHLATGSGDNTCKVWELRNRKCLYTIPAHHNLLSGVRFQPTDGNFLLTCAYDNMAKVWSHPGWMPLKTLAGHEGKVMGVDVSPDGKLIATCSYDRTFKLWVSE
- the prpf4 gene encoding U4/U6 small nuclear ribonucleoprotein Prp4 isoform X2, whose amino-acid sequence is MSDDEDSAPAPKKGRVFYGSLEEKERERLNAEIAGSLSTGSDGVKAGIEAGHINISSAETLELEDHVNERQQEALAEFERRRRARQITVSTDDTEVKAGLRALGEPITLFGEGPADRRERLRGILSVVGPDALKKSRRDEERAKRSHEECHQTWYHEGPASLKDARLWLARYSLPRSMKRLEAARALKEICEATRTIRQQELNKSLRNLNNFCSQIGDDRPISFCHFSPDSKMLATASWSGLCKLWSVPDCNLIRTLRGHNTNVGAVVFRPQAGVSLAQSDVSLASCAADGSVKLWNLLSDEPVVSIDDHSERVSRLCWHPSGRFLGSTCYDHSWRLWDMEVQEEILHQEGHSKGVHDLHFHPDGSLAATGYHLATGSGDNTCKVWELRNRKCLYTIPAHHNLLSGVRFQPTDGNFLLTCAYDNMAKVWSHPGWMPLKTLAGHEGKVMGVDVSPDGKLIATCSYDRTFKLWVSE